The Aeoliella mucimassa genome includes the window GGTGAATGGCATCACGATCGGCGATTGGGGAACACGACAAAGTGGCGATCTGAACGTGGATGGTAGAGTTGACCTCTATGATGCGGTGATTCTAAGAAGCGAACTGCTAGCGGCCGGATTGGGTTCCATTGACCTAAGCATTTTTGCTGGTGGCAATCAGGTGCCCGAGCCAAGCTCGTTCGCTGTCTTACTGTTGGCAACCGTTGTGGCCGGAGTGGCATTTCGCAAGGTACGGGCCTAGGCCCGCGCATTTATCGGTAGGGAGTGATCTATCGCTTCGTAAGTCCCGATCTTTTCTAGGAGCTTTGTGATGTTAGGAGTAGAGGTCAAACGTTCGCGTGCGACAGGGTTTACGCTCGTGGAACTGCTGGTGGTGATTGCCATTATTGGCATCCTCGTAGCCCTACTGTTGCCGGCAGTGCAATCGGCTCGCGAAGCGGCGCGTCGCACCGCTTGTCAGAATAACTTCAAGCAAGTCGGTATCGCGCTGCACAATTATCACAGTTCGAAGAAGGTCTTTCCACCGGGAACCAACTTCACGGAGAATACTTCGGAGTCCGCCTGCCCTGGCATAAAGCCTGGTATTCGCAGTTTTGGCTGGAGCACATTTATTCTTCCCTACATGGAAGAAGAGGTGCTGTACGACCAGCTCGACTTTGACCTCGAGGTGTTTGCGGGAGTCAATTGGGATGCTTCCACTACGCTGGTAGAAGGTTACGTGTGTCCTAGTGAAGTGAACGACGCCAAGTGGGTCGACTGCTGTTCGGGGGCCGATCATGGTCTAGGCCCAGGCAACGACTGGCGACTTTCGAATATGGTGGGCATTGGTGATAGTGTCGAAGCCCACTGTTGGTTATACCAACCCCATTCCATTGGGCGCGGTATCTTCCACAACTACAGCAAGGTATCGGTGGGTAAAATCACTGATGGAACCACTAATACGATTGCCGTTGGTGAAATCACCAGTGGTATGGGAGTGGATGCCAATAGTAATCAGGCATGGATTGGAGTCACGTGGGTCACTCGCGCGATTTCTGACGTGTACGAAGGCATCAATGGTCCTGGTACTTTGCCAGGGGGTCGGGACGACGGTATCGATCCTTTTGACGGCGATGGCGGCAATCGCCACGACGAATACCACCGCGAAAATGGCCTGTCGAGCTATCATCCCGGTGGGGCTCATCTGCTGTTTGCCGACGGTAGTACCCAGTTTGTCAGTGACGACGTGAACCAAGACGTACTATTCGCCTGGGCGACCCGTGCCGACGGCGAGACCGTGTCGGGCGATACCGCAGGTGGGGTGAATCGGTTGCCTCCGTCGAGCGGCGGCGGTGGCACCGGGGGGCCGATTCGCTAACCGATCGCAGCCCAATTGTATTCCCAGGTTTAATTTCGTGCGTCATGGACTTCGTGGTTATGAGTAGTTTTCGAGTTTCTTGGCCGAGCGGTCTGTTGTTTGCTGCATTACTGGCTACGATGGTCGGCTGCGGGCGGAGTTCGGATATCGATAAAGTGGTATTAGAAGGTACGATTACCTTGGATGGCCAAGGCATACCGAATGGAGAGATCCGGTTCTTCCCGATTGAAAAGACTCAGGGGCCGGTTTCTGGTGGACCCATTAAGGATGGCCATTACGTGGCGAAGTCGCGAGGCGGAGTGCCTGTCGGGAAACACCGCGTCGAGATCCAGGCGTATCGCCCGGGCACGCAATCCGCGGGCTCGGGGCCTGGGTCGAGCAAGGTCGAAGGTGGTCCCGCCGAGCCTTACTTGCCTGCTAAATACAATACGAATTCAGAACTGACCTGTACGGTCAGCAGCGATTCGAAAACCCAAGATTTTGCTTTGCACTCGATGTGATTGCGATGATGGTCATCGGATGAATAGCGAACGGAGAGTATGCGTAACCTCCTTGGTTACCAAGACTCGCTTTCGTTGAGTGCTTTTTATGTTGATGTAACTTGCGGAAATAACAATGAACGGCCATGCCTTCCGGCTAATTGCTGCTACCTACACTCCATTTAACCATGATCTCTCCGTCGACTACTCAGCCATCCCGGCCTACGCGGCTGAGTTGGTGAAGGATGGCATTCGCGAGATCTTCGTGAATGGCACAACCGGCGAAAGTCTTTCGCTTACCGTCGACGAACGCATGCAGGCGGTGGAAGCCTGGAAGAACAGCGGCAGCGATTTAGAGCTCATCGTGCACGTTGGACACAATTGTCTGGAAGAGTGCCAACGGATGGCCAAGCACGCCGAGCAGAATGGTGTGGGGGCTATCTCGGCGATGTCGACCACATTCATCCGCCCTCGCAAGCTCGACGACCTGATCGAGTACGTAGCTCAGATTGCCCTGGCGGCTCCAGAAACCAAGTTCTACTACTATCATATTCCGTCCATGAGCGGTGTGCCGGTCGATATGGACGCCTTCATCGCGCGGGCATGCGAAGAGATTCCCAACTTCGCTGGTGTCAAATACACCCACGAAGATCTCGGTGAATTTGCTGCCTGCTTGGCCAAGTGGAAAGATACCATCGATCTGATGTTCGGCCGCGATGAATTGCTGTTGCCAGCCACAGCGCATGGAGCCCAAATGGCAGTTGGAAGTTTCTACGGGCTGGTTCCCGAGGTGTTTCGCAATATCATCCAGGCAGTCTGGTCCGGCGATCTCGACTTGGCTCGCGCCTGGTCGCTGTATTCAAACAAGTTGATCGATGCTTGCATTAAGGTGGGAGTTCCGGCCGCTGGCAAGTACATGTTGGCGCAAAAAGGGATCGGCACTGGCAAGCTTCGGCTGCCGCTGCGCGAGCTCGATGCAACACAGAAGCTGTGGTTGCAAGAGCAGTTCGACGCGCTAACTCCGCCCAGCAATATCTCGGCCGACTCCAACAGTTCGTCAGCATCCATGGGGCTTGCTGGTGGTTCTTAATCGTATCGATCTAGTGAGCGGCTGTTGAGACAAGCTTGCGA containing:
- a CDS encoding dihydrodipicolinate synthase family protein gives rise to the protein MNGHAFRLIAATYTPFNHDLSVDYSAIPAYAAELVKDGIREIFVNGTTGESLSLTVDERMQAVEAWKNSGSDLELIVHVGHNCLEECQRMAKHAEQNGVGAISAMSTTFIRPRKLDDLIEYVAQIALAAPETKFYYYHIPSMSGVPVDMDAFIARACEEIPNFAGVKYTHEDLGEFAACLAKWKDTIDLMFGRDELLLPATAHGAQMAVGSFYGLVPEVFRNIIQAVWSGDLDLARAWSLYSNKLIDACIKVGVPAAGKYMLAQKGIGTGKLRLPLRELDATQKLWLQEQFDALTPPSNISADSNSSSASMGLAGGS
- a CDS encoding DUF1559 domain-containing protein, with amino-acid sequence MLGVEVKRSRATGFTLVELLVVIAIIGILVALLLPAVQSAREAARRTACQNNFKQVGIALHNYHSSKKVFPPGTNFTENTSESACPGIKPGIRSFGWSTFILPYMEEEVLYDQLDFDLEVFAGVNWDASTTLVEGYVCPSEVNDAKWVDCCSGADHGLGPGNDWRLSNMVGIGDSVEAHCWLYQPHSIGRGIFHNYSKVSVGKITDGTTNTIAVGEITSGMGVDANSNQAWIGVTWVTRAISDVYEGINGPGTLPGGRDDGIDPFDGDGGNRHDEYHRENGLSSYHPGGAHLLFADGSTQFVSDDVNQDVLFAWATRADGETVSGDTAGGVNRLPPSSGGGGTGGPIR